One Candidatus Nanosynbacter featherlites genomic region harbors:
- the ftsZ gene encoding cell division protein FtsZ: MPQIQPSEVQTFASIKVVGVGGAGGSAVNRMKDAGLNGVQFIAMNTDAQALHNSKADVKIHLGHSTTNGLGAGADPAVGEAAANESREEIRAALEGADMVFVTIGAGGGTGSGAGYVVAEIARELGILVVGVATRPFSFEGEKRRVNADWAITHLGRQVDTLITIPNDRLLQTIDRRTPLLETFKIADDVLRQGVQGISELITEHGLINLDFADVKAIMSNAGSALMGIGRASGENRAAQAAQQAIESPLIEVSIDGAKGVLFNVTGGYDMSMAEIQEAAEIITSAVSPNANIIFGATLKPEMEDDLVITVIATGFDSETFHDRDVTLDVNPVETNSNNLDEEMVQNIDMELEHKEAAEHFAAEDDTNIWDNPPEDEDDDEDDTPAFLRRRKKNRE; the protein is encoded by the coding sequence ATGCCACAAATACAACCAAGCGAAGTTCAGACATTTGCTAGCATCAAAGTTGTTGGTGTTGGTGGCGCTGGTGGTTCAGCAGTCAACCGCATGAAAGACGCTGGCCTCAACGGTGTGCAGTTCATCGCTATGAATACCGACGCACAAGCGTTGCATAACTCAAAAGCTGACGTCAAAATTCATTTGGGACATTCCACGACAAACGGTCTTGGTGCTGGTGCTGACCCAGCTGTTGGTGAAGCAGCCGCTAATGAATCACGTGAAGAAATTCGTGCCGCTCTTGAAGGCGCCGACATGGTGTTTGTGACGATTGGTGCTGGTGGAGGAACAGGCTCTGGTGCTGGGTATGTGGTTGCTGAGATTGCTCGTGAGTTGGGTATTTTGGTGGTTGGTGTTGCAACACGACCGTTTAGCTTTGAGGGTGAAAAGCGCCGAGTGAATGCTGACTGGGCGATCACTCACTTGGGTCGACAAGTTGATACGTTGATTACCATTCCAAATGATCGCTTGCTGCAGACAATTGATCGGCGCACTCCGCTATTGGAAACCTTCAAAATCGCTGACGATGTATTGCGTCAGGGTGTGCAGGGTATTTCTGAATTGATCACTGAACATGGGCTGATTAACCTGGACTTTGCTGACGTGAAGGCTATCATGAGCAATGCTGGATCGGCCTTGATGGGCATTGGTCGGGCGAGCGGTGAGAATCGAGCAGCTCAGGCGGCCCAGCAGGCAATTGAGTCGCCGTTGATTGAAGTGTCAATTGATGGCGCTAAGGGTGTGTTGTTCAACGTTACTGGTGGCTACGACATGAGCATGGCAGAGATTCAGGAGGCAGCTGAAATCATCACCAGTGCGGTATCACCAAATGCAAACATCATCTTTGGTGCGACGTTGAAGCCAGAAATGGAAGATGATTTGGTGATCACGGTCATTGCTACAGGATTTGATAGCGAGACCTTCCACGACAGGGACGTAACGCTTGATGTGAACCCAGTTGAGACCAACTCTAACAATTTGGATGAAGAAATGGTGCAAAATATCGACATGGAGCTAGAGCACAAAGAAGCTGCTGAGCATTTTGCTGCTGAGGATGACACGAATATTTGGGATAATCCACCAGAAGATGAGGATGACGACGAAGACGACACCCCAGCATTCTTACGCCGTCGCAAGAAGAATAGGGAGTAG
- the nrdR gene encoding transcriptional regulator NrdR, which produces MGAVNIGDSRVLESREVAGGMAIRRRRETADGRRFTTYERIEKPNLAVLKKSGRRELFDRFKLSSAVHQSVGKFFKSEEEVEQIVSAVEDALYALGESEVPSKQIGDAVLDALADRNEVAYVRFASVYYDFKTLDEFEKILAQQREKRD; this is translated from the coding sequence ATGGGAGCAGTAAATATTGGTGACAGTCGGGTGCTTGAGTCGCGTGAAGTTGCTGGCGGTATGGCAATTCGCCGCCGCAGAGAAACGGCTGATGGTAGGAGATTTACGACGTACGAGCGGATTGAAAAACCAAACTTAGCAGTGCTCAAAAAGAGCGGACGCCGTGAACTGTTTGACCGGTTTAAGCTATCTTCAGCGGTACACCAGTCAGTTGGTAAGTTTTTCAAGTCAGAAGAAGAGGTTGAGCAAATTGTCAGCGCCGTTGAAGACGCTTTGTATGCGTTGGGAGAATCTGAAGTGCCGTCAAAGCAGATTGGTGATGCGGTTTTGGACGCTTTGGCTGATCGTAATGAAGTGGCGTATGTTCGATTTGCCAGCGTGTATTATGATTTCAAGACACTGGACGAATTTGAGAAAATTTTAGCTCAGCAACGAGAGAAAAGGGATTAA
- a CDS encoding vitamin K epoxide reductase family protein → MFKKVRDWLFHEDLKRRHLSALALLVGSALGLLASLALSIESLVLAKNSEAVLSCDLNSALSCSAVANHWSAAILGFPNSFIGLATLPVMITIAVALLAGTKFPKWFMQCAQIGVIAGLLFAFWMFGMSYLVIGALCPWCLTLDLGMILIFFGMTRYNVLVKNIPGKTLGKFVDRGYDMLFAAVLVVLAMMAIIAKFGEQLF, encoded by the coding sequence ATGTTTAAGAAAGTGCGAGATTGGTTATTTCATGAGGACTTGAAGCGGCGACATCTGTCGGCACTGGCGTTGCTGGTCGGAAGCGCATTGGGGCTATTGGCGTCACTGGCTTTGTCAATTGAATCTTTAGTATTAGCCAAAAACTCAGAGGCGGTTCTTAGTTGTGACTTAAACTCAGCGCTGAGTTGTTCGGCGGTTGCCAATCATTGGTCTGCAGCGATTTTGGGTTTTCCAAACAGCTTTATTGGCCTGGCGACCTTGCCGGTGATGATTACCATCGCCGTTGCCCTGTTGGCAGGGACAAAGTTTCCGAAATGGTTTATGCAATGCGCGCAAATTGGCGTAATTGCGGGGCTTCTCTTTGCCTTTTGGATGTTTGGTATGAGCTATTTGGTGATTGGCGCACTGTGCCCGTGGTGCTTGACTCTTGACCTTGGTATGATTTTGATTTTCTTTGGTATGACACGGTACAATGTTTTGGTTAAGAATATACCTGGTAAGACCTTGGGTAAATTTGTTGATCGCGGATATGATATGTTATTTGCAGCAGTTTTAGTAGTTCTTGCCATGATGGCGATAATCGCCAAGTTTGGTGAGCAGTTGTTCTAG
- a CDS encoding LiaI-LiaF-like domain-containing protein, translating into MKKNFLVRAFFGVTIVALGGVLLLRNLEIIKFDSWNVFWGTVWAAGLVLAGLVTIVSSRKLLTRAWGLLLMAAGVSIGLNAYGVIDVSIWKLFWPVVLIAVGLMMVFSIGSANRKRAEESGTNDNEKVAIFYGEESRVRGDYTGGSLTAVFGGVDLDLRQAKIKDGTVIDVFTFCGGINISLPDDVIVENEVRGVLGGSDDKTVPKPSAKKTIYLKGECVLGGLEIK; encoded by the coding sequence ATGAAGAAAAACTTTCTTGTCAGAGCGTTCTTTGGTGTTACCATTGTAGCGCTCGGCGGGGTTCTGTTACTCAGGAATCTCGAAATTATCAAGTTTGATAGCTGGAATGTGTTCTGGGGAACGGTTTGGGCAGCCGGCCTAGTGCTGGCGGGGCTGGTGACAATAGTTAGCTCCCGGAAACTGCTGACGCGGGCGTGGGGCCTGCTATTGATGGCCGCTGGCGTGTCGATTGGTTTGAATGCGTATGGCGTCATTGATGTTAGTATTTGGAAACTGTTTTGGCCAGTGGTATTGATCGCTGTTGGGTTGATGATGGTGTTTAGTATTGGGTCCGCAAATCGCAAGCGAGCCGAAGAATCGGGTACTAATGATAATGAAAAAGTGGCGATTTTTTATGGTGAAGAATCACGAGTGAGAGGTGATTACACTGGTGGCTCACTGACGGCGGTATTTGGCGGCGTCGATTTGGATTTGCGCCAGGCAAAGATCAAGGATGGTACGGTGATTGATGTCTTTACCTTTTGTGGCGGCATTAATATTAGTTTGCCTGATGATGTGATTGTCGAAAACGAGGTTCGCGGTGTTTTGGGCGGTAGCGATGATAAGACTGTACCGAAGCCTTCTGCTAAAAAGACAATCTATCTGAAGGGCGAATGTGTCCTGGGCGGCCTGGAAATTAAATAA
- a CDS encoding DUF4145 domain-containing protein: MTKITYYPPEYRKDEFNCAYCKVFAHQKWNYNYIFNSFSSLLELLAISKCEHCGRWSIWIEESLVYPVQITVEDPNDDMPDEVKKLYRESAQILSISPRAAAALLRLGLQILLGAVGGDGKNINNDIKKIVALGVEPETQRALDILRVFGNSGAHPGEIKLDEDPGLVHKMYRLMNYVTDRLITQKNQINELFEGLSEGIKDQIESRDSKNKDKERS; encoded by the coding sequence ATGACAAAAATAACGTATTATCCACCGGAATACAGGAAAGATGAGTTTAACTGTGCATATTGTAAGGTGTTTGCACATCAAAAGTGGAATTATAATTATATATTCAATTCATTCTCGTCACTATTAGAGTTACTCGCTATATCGAAATGTGAACACTGCGGTAGATGGTCTATCTGGATTGAGGAGTCTTTAGTTTATCCGGTGCAAATTACAGTGGAAGATCCGAATGATGACATGCCAGATGAGGTTAAAAAACTATATAGAGAGTCTGCTCAAATTTTGTCTATTTCACCCCGTGCGGCTGCAGCACTATTGAGGCTAGGATTGCAGATACTTCTCGGTGCTGTGGGGGGTGATGGTAAAAATATAAATAATGATATAAAGAAAATAGTTGCGTTGGGTGTTGAACCTGAAACACAAAGGGCTCTAGATATTCTAAGGGTATTTGGTAATAGTGGAGCTCACCCTGGGGAGATTAAGCTTGATGAAGATCCTGGCCTGGTGCACAAAATGTATAGGCTAATGAACTATGTTACCGATAGGCTTATCACCCAGAAGAATCAGATAAATGAGTTATTCGAAGGTTTATCAGAGGGAATTAAAGATCAGATTGAATCACGAGATAGTAAAAATAAGGACAAGGAGAGATCATGA